Proteins encoded within one genomic window of Actinomycetes bacterium:
- a CDS encoding F0F1 ATP synthase subunit delta — translation MIGSSRTSIALVRDKLNGEYGNAALADAGRELLAVADLLTRERQLRSALGDSGRSSSDRTSVITTLLGDRTDALTKDLAGFLVAQRWSSESDLVDAFEVAGAQALLASAESAGRLDQVEEELFRFGRALVADGELQLVLSSPALTAAVKQSILTDLLDGKADPVTVELLGFVAGHLRGRRLEQSIDVLSDLAAERRDQLVALVTVAKPMSAEQQQRLAAGLQRLYGHAVNLNMNIDPTLVGGITVKIGDEVIDGSIANRIETARRRLAG, via the coding sequence ATGATTGGTAGTTCCCGCACCTCGATTGCGCTGGTTCGCGACAAGCTCAACGGCGAGTACGGCAATGCTGCGCTCGCTGACGCCGGTCGTGAACTGCTTGCGGTCGCCGATCTCCTCACCAGGGAGCGGCAACTGCGTAGCGCGTTGGGTGATTCGGGACGCTCCAGCAGCGACCGCACCTCGGTGATCACCACGCTTTTGGGAGATCGCACTGATGCGCTCACCAAGGACCTCGCTGGGTTCCTGGTGGCACAGCGGTGGTCGTCCGAAAGTGACCTCGTCGATGCGTTCGAGGTCGCCGGAGCGCAAGCACTGCTGGCCTCCGCGGAGAGCGCCGGTCGCCTCGACCAAGTAGAGGAAGAACTCTTCCGGTTTGGTCGAGCCTTGGTAGCTGATGGCGAACTGCAGTTGGTGCTTTCTTCGCCAGCGCTAACGGCGGCAGTGAAGCAAAGCATTTTGACTGATCTACTGGACGGCAAAGCTGACCCGGTAACCGTGGAATTGCTCGGCTTTGTGGCAGGTCATCTGCGGGGTCGCCGACTGGAGCAGTCGATTGACGTTCTCTCCGATCTGGCAGCGGAACGACGCGATCAGCTGGTCGCCTTGGTGACTGTGGCGAAGCCGATGAGCGCCGAGCAGCAGCAACGGCTCGCTGCCGGGCTGCAGCGGCTCTACGGCCATGCCGTGAACCTGAACATGAATATCGATCCCACTTTGGTTGGTGGGATCACCGTGAAGATTGGTGATGAAGTCATTGACGGCAGCATCGCCAATCGTATTGAGACAGCACGACGCCGGCTTGCCGGTTGA
- a CDS encoding F0F1 ATP synthase subunit B, with product MNTVERLVAASEGGDTPFVLGVPMDEFILGLLSFFIVFGLLGKLALPKIKQTLADRTDAIEGGIERAAQAEAEAQALAERYREQISGAHDEAAGIRAKAEEDGRAIVAEARQQAEVERSAIAARGEAQLEAERSQTLAALRQDVGGMAVELASRIVGESLADDARSTAVVDRFITDLESAPAEERG from the coding sequence ATGAACACAGTCGAACGACTCGTAGCAGCATCAGAGGGTGGCGACACCCCGTTCGTGCTGGGAGTGCCGATGGACGAGTTCATCCTCGGCCTGCTCTCGTTCTTCATCGTCTTCGGGTTGTTGGGGAAGCTCGCCTTGCCCAAGATCAAGCAGACGTTGGCCGATCGCACCGATGCGATCGAAGGCGGCATCGAACGCGCTGCCCAGGCTGAGGCCGAGGCGCAGGCGTTGGCGGAGCGCTACCGGGAGCAGATCTCGGGTGCTCACGACGAGGCCGCCGGCATCAGAGCGAAGGCCGAAGAGGACGGCAGAGCCATAGTGGCGGAGGCGCGTCAGCAAGCTGAAGTCGAACGCTCAGCGATCGCTGCTCGCGGTGAGGCACAGTTGGAAGCCGAGCGCTCCCAAACGCTGGCCGCGCTGCGACAGGACGTGGGTGGGATGGCCGTTGAACTGGCCAGCCGCATTGTGGGTGAGTCGCTCGCCGACGACGCCCGTTCCACGGCTGTTGTTGACCGGTTCATCACCGATCTGGAATCCGCACCCGCAGAGGAGCGCGGCTGA
- the atpE gene encoding ATP synthase F0 subunit C — MTLLAELTGSIGSVGYGLAAIGPGIGIGIIFGQGVQAIARQPEAYGVIRQNMLLGFALAEALALIGFVAPFVFGP, encoded by the coding sequence ATGACTCTGCTCGCAGAGCTAACAGGAAGTATCGGCTCGGTCGGCTATGGCCTCGCTGCCATTGGCCCCGGTATCGGTATCGGCATCATCTTCGGTCAGGGCGTGCAGGCGATTGCTCGTCAGCCCGAGGCCTACGGCGTTATCCGTCAGAACATGCTGCTGGGCTTCGCCCTCGCGGAAGCGCTGGCGCTGATTGGCTTCGTAGCACCGTTCGTCTTTGGGCCGTAG
- the atpB gene encoding F0F1 ATP synthase subunit A has translation MTTPASSWGCSAADGCDFPAPGVDIFFGFDPTFSFTLFGVEFVFDKPMVLLFLGVIVVVGFFMYAFRNPKIVPKGAQNVGELGYTFIRDGIVRENIGKGGEKFVPLLFSLFFFIWILNFMGVVPGLQYPVTSLFAIPVAFAAIVFFTWVPLGIINQGPWGFFKNIMFPPGLPKPLYVLLAPIELISNIVVRPFTHCVRLFANMFAGHLLLVTFGALTWWMLSASVWILASALSFTVLTAMTGLELLIQGLQAYIFTLLTAVYLSDALSGEH, from the coding sequence ATCACTACTCCCGCTTCATCGTGGGGCTGCAGCGCCGCTGACGGATGCGATTTCCCGGCGCCAGGCGTCGATATTTTCTTTGGTTTTGACCCGACGTTCTCCTTCACCCTTTTCGGTGTCGAGTTTGTCTTCGACAAGCCGATGGTTTTGCTGTTCCTGGGCGTCATCGTGGTGGTGGGCTTCTTCATGTACGCCTTCCGGAACCCCAAGATTGTTCCTAAGGGCGCGCAGAATGTTGGAGAGTTGGGCTATACCTTCATCCGTGACGGCATTGTGCGGGAGAACATTGGTAAGGGCGGCGAAAAGTTCGTACCACTGTTGTTCTCGTTGTTTTTCTTCATCTGGATCCTGAACTTCATGGGCGTGGTACCTGGGCTGCAGTACCCAGTGACGTCCTTGTTCGCGATCCCGGTAGCGTTCGCCGCCATTGTGTTCTTCACCTGGGTTCCGCTGGGCATCATAAATCAGGGGCCGTGGGGCTTCTTCAAGAACATCATGTTCCCGCCCGGTTTGCCCAAGCCGCTCTACGTCTTGCTGGCACCCATTGAGTTGATCTCCAACATCGTGGTCCGGCCATTCACCCACTGCGTCCGGCTTTTCGCCAACATGTTCGCCGGCCACCTGCTGTTGGTGACTTTCGGTGCCCTCACCTGGTGGATGCTGTCTGCATCGGTCTGGATTCTCGCCTCAGCGCTCTCCTTTACCGTGCTGACCGCGATGACCGGACTTGAATTGTTGATCCAAGGCCTGCAGGCCTATATCTTCACCCTTTTGACTGCCGTATATCTCTCCGACGCTTTGAGCGGGGAGCATTAA
- the ald gene encoding alanine dehydrogenase codes for MLIGVPKEIKIHEYRIGLTPSSVRELVRHGHEVIVQHDGARTIGISDEMYQRAGASIVATAAEIFERADMIVKVKEPQPEETAMLRPDQILFTYLHLAPDPVQTQGLIDSDCVAIAYETVTDHYGGLPLLAPMSEVAGRMSIQAGAHCLEVHQGGRGQLLGGVPGVPAAKVVVVGGGVVGANAARMAMGLEAWVTVIDKNLHRLAELDQQFGSMLQTIYSTTDAIEHQVMDADLVIGAVLVPGAGAPKLISADMVAKMRNGSVIVDVAIDQGGCAETSHPTTHADPTFVVDGVVHYCVANMPGAVARTSTFALNNATLPFALALADKGYRQALLDDPHLRAGLNVHQGQITYEAVATAQELSWVTAEEVLAAN; via the coding sequence ATGTTGATCGGGGTTCCCAAAGAGATCAAGATTCATGAATATCGGATCGGGCTCACTCCTAGCTCGGTCCGAGAACTTGTCCGGCATGGTCACGAGGTCATCGTGCAACACGACGGAGCCCGGACGATCGGCATTAGCGATGAGATGTACCAACGAGCTGGTGCCAGCATCGTGGCAACGGCAGCCGAGATCTTTGAGCGGGCGGACATGATCGTCAAAGTGAAGGAACCGCAGCCAGAAGAAACCGCCATGCTGCGACCCGATCAAATTCTGTTCACCTACCTGCACTTGGCGCCCGATCCGGTGCAGACCCAAGGGCTGATCGATTCCGATTGCGTGGCCATTGCCTACGAGACGGTGACCGATCACTACGGTGGACTCCCGCTCCTGGCGCCGATGTCTGAGGTCGCGGGCCGCATGTCAATCCAAGCGGGAGCACACTGTCTCGAAGTACACCAGGGTGGCCGTGGGCAACTACTCGGAGGTGTGCCGGGGGTTCCGGCAGCCAAGGTGGTCGTTGTTGGCGGCGGCGTCGTGGGGGCGAACGCGGCACGGATGGCTATGGGTCTCGAAGCTTGGGTCACGGTCATCGACAAGAATCTGCATCGATTGGCCGAGTTGGACCAACAGTTCGGTTCGATGCTGCAAACCATCTACTCCACGACGGACGCCATCGAACACCAGGTCATGGACGCTGATCTGGTGATTGGCGCGGTACTGGTCCCCGGCGCCGGCGCACCCAAACTCATCTCCGCCGATATGGTGGCCAAGATGCGCAACGGCTCAGTGATTGTTGACGTCGCTATCGACCAGGGAGGCTGCGCGGAGACCTCGCACCCCACTACCCACGCTGACCCCACCTTCGTAGTCGACGGCGTGGTGCACTATTGCGTCGCTAACATGCCGGGCGCCGTTGCGCGCACCTCCACCTTCGCGCTCAACAACGCCACCCTCCCGTTCGCCTTGGCCCTAGCGGACAAGGGCTACCGGCAAGCGCTGCTGGATGATCCGCATTTGCGGGCCGGCCTGAATGTTCATCAGGGGCAGATCACGTACGAAGCTGTGGCGACCGCACAAGAGCTGTCCTGGGTCACCGCTGAAGAGGTGCTGGCGGCCAACTAG
- a CDS encoding response regulator, which produces MHTAAEGPRRRGGGSTVLIVRAADAAVNEITSYFVERAGAELAVGPEEAERLVRAAVSRARPYRLVLVAAAQLAGLPTRIKSVSGTEGTKILLIAEEPPSADEREVAVDAVVPSILNLAQVVQMVRLLAGISLPDPEESPSTAEHPVGMVLLVEDDLVSQRLAGSMLAELGIECQVAGNGRAGLAAAQQREFDAVLMDCMMPGMDGYAATRLLRTLPGSVSQLPIIGMSAGVSDEDPMRCQAAGMDGYLPKPFDLDQLAEQLRNWLPGISRPDVDLPDQSDRWESAGAADAISKIGNGDDPIDDTALAKLADRLPADRMARLVGTFLGETPKLLQRMTTAAAAGDFAELRLAAHSLKGSSAFLGAGELSGSAKAVEKAAEREQAVTDMIGEAAVAFDHARAALLNRYPTAATV; this is translated from the coding sequence ATGCATACTGCTGCCGAGGGCCCTCGCCGTCGTGGTGGCGGAAGCACAGTCCTGATCGTTCGCGCGGCCGACGCCGCGGTGAATGAGATCACCTCGTACTTTGTCGAACGTGCGGGCGCCGAACTCGCTGTTGGCCCCGAGGAAGCCGAGCGACTTGTCCGGGCGGCAGTTAGCCGGGCACGGCCTTACCGATTGGTTTTGGTGGCAGCAGCGCAGCTGGCCGGTCTACCCACCCGGATCAAGTCTGTCTCGGGGACCGAGGGGACAAAGATTCTGCTGATCGCTGAAGAGCCGCCATCGGCCGATGAACGTGAAGTGGCCGTCGATGCGGTGGTGCCGAGCATCCTCAATTTGGCTCAGGTAGTCCAGATGGTTCGCCTACTGGCGGGAATCTCGCTGCCCGATCCCGAGGAGTCACCATCGACAGCGGAACATCCGGTCGGCATGGTGTTGTTGGTTGAGGACGACCTGGTGAGTCAGCGGCTTGCTGGCAGCATGTTGGCCGAACTTGGAATCGAATGTCAGGTTGCCGGCAACGGTCGGGCTGGCCTGGCAGCCGCGCAACAGCGGGAGTTCGATGCAGTACTGATGGACTGCATGATGCCCGGAATGGATGGTTATGCCGCAACTCGGCTACTGCGAACTTTGCCCGGCAGTGTGTCGCAACTGCCGATTATTGGCATGTCGGCTGGCGTCAGTGATGAAGACCCCATGCGCTGCCAAGCCGCTGGCATGGATGGCTATTTGCCGAAGCCCTTCGACCTCGACCAACTAGCTGAGCAATTGCGGAACTGGTTGCCTGGAATCTCCAGGCCCGATGTCGATCTGCCCGATCAGTCAGATCGATGGGAGTCTGCCGGTGCGGCAGATGCGATCAGCAAGATCGGGAATGGCGACGACCCGATCGACGACACTGCCTTGGCGAAACTGGCAGATCGGCTCCCGGCCGATCGAATGGCACGTCTGGTGGGGACGTTCCTGGGTGAGACGCCGAAGTTGTTGCAGCGGATGACTACAGCGGCAGCCGCGGGCGACTTTGCGGAACTACGACTCGCAGCACACTCGTTAAAGGGCAGTTCCGCTTTTCTCGGTGCCGGCGAACTGTCTGGATCGGCGAAAGCCGTGGAGAAGGCCGCAGAACGGGAACAAGCAGTCACCGACATGATCGGGGAAGCGGCGGTCGCATTTGATCACGCACGTGCCGCCCTGCTGAATCGCTACCCGACCGCTGCCACGGTTTAG
- a CDS encoding undecaprenyl/decaprenyl-phosphate alpha-N-acetylglucosaminyl 1-phosphate transferase: MREYLLCLVAAAAITYFATPIAREIAVKWGAMAEVRDRDVHSMPTPRLGGLAIFAGLCAAILVASQLTLIGQVFEGGGTEIAALLGAAVVLLVVGMVDDRWTLDPLTKFAGQVLAGGIIAYGGIAISWLPIGGIFVLDPLSSVLITVFVVVLTINAINFVDGLDGLAAGIAGIAAAGFFAYSYLLSVENGFDRAALATLTSAALVGACLGFLPHNFFRARVFMGDTGSMLLGLLLATSTVTLVGRVDPTAVGSATLAPALLPLLLPLVVLALPWLDLLMAVLRRTWAGRSPFAPDKEHLHHRIMEMGHSHRGAVLLLYGWAIVLTSTVVALVFLPVGVALGGGLLLLALVMLVLRSPPGQRLSQDQPKVEAS; the protein is encoded by the coding sequence ATGCGCGAATACCTGCTGTGCCTAGTCGCAGCAGCAGCCATCACCTACTTCGCGACTCCAATAGCTAGGGAGATCGCGGTCAAGTGGGGTGCCATGGCGGAGGTTCGGGATCGAGACGTTCACTCCATGCCTACGCCACGGCTGGGCGGACTGGCCATCTTTGCTGGCCTGTGCGCGGCCATCCTCGTGGCCAGCCAGCTCACCCTGATTGGGCAGGTCTTTGAGGGCGGTGGCACCGAGATAGCGGCGCTACTCGGGGCCGCAGTGGTGCTGCTTGTCGTGGGCATGGTGGACGATAGATGGACGCTCGACCCGCTTACGAAGTTCGCCGGCCAAGTACTGGCTGGCGGCATCATCGCCTACGGCGGTATTGCGATCTCCTGGTTGCCGATCGGCGGTATTTTCGTGCTCGATCCGCTGAGCAGTGTGCTGATCACCGTGTTCGTGGTCGTGTTGACGATCAACGCGATCAACTTCGTCGACGGCCTCGACGGCTTGGCTGCCGGCATTGCCGGCATTGCCGCCGCGGGGTTCTTCGCTTACTCCTACCTGTTGAGTGTGGAAAACGGGTTCGACCGGGCCGCCTTGGCTACGTTGACGTCCGCTGCACTGGTGGGAGCGTGTCTGGGTTTCTTGCCGCATAACTTTTTCCGAGCTCGGGTCTTCATGGGCGACACGGGATCGATGCTGCTGGGACTGCTGCTCGCGACCAGCACCGTCACGCTCGTGGGCCGAGTAGACCCCACCGCCGTCGGTTCGGCCACCTTGGCCCCAGCTCTGTTGCCACTACTGCTTCCCCTCGTCGTGCTGGCGCTGCCCTGGCTGGACCTGCTGATGGCAGTGCTGCGCCGCACCTGGGCCGGCCGGTCTCCCTTCGCGCCTGACAAAGAGCATCTTCACCATCGCATCATGGAAATGGGGCACAGCCATCGCGGCGCAGTTTTGCTGCTGTACGGCTGGGCGATAGTGCTCACCAGCACTGTGGTGGCGCTGGTTTTCCTGCCAGTCGGTGTAGCTCTCGGCGGCGGTCTATTGCTGCTCGCGTTGGTGATGTTGGTGTTGCGCAGCCCACCCGGACAGCGGTTGTCGCAGGATCAGCCCAAAGTCGAGGCGTCCTGA
- a CDS encoding serine hydroxymethyltransferase: MTQQQPPFWGPDFTALQSEDPEIAGVLIDELDRLRGGLQLIASENLTSPAVLAALGSTLSNKYAEGYPGRRYYGGCEEVDRAELIGIDRAKELFGAEHANLQPHSGASANLAAYGAFVKPGEKVLAMSLPHGGHLTHGSKVNFSGKWFDVISYGVREDDELIDYDQVRELAREHRPKLIICGATAYPRLIDFAAFREIADEVGAVLMVDAAHFVGLVAGKAIASPVPYADVVTFTTHKVLRGPRGGMILCREEHAKAIDKAVFPMMQGGPLMHAVAAKAVALREASSSNFQNYATQVISNAQALADNLAAEGMRAVSGGTDTHLALIDLRELDVTGAEAEERCGAAGITLNKNAIPYDPQPPAVASGIRVGTPCLTTQGMGSAEMKGVASLIGRAVRDADGSQAAQIRAEVGELVRAFPAYPLG; this comes from the coding sequence ATGACGCAACAGCAGCCCCCGTTCTGGGGACCGGATTTCACCGCCCTGCAATCAGAGGATCCCGAGATCGCTGGTGTGCTGATCGACGAACTAGACCGACTTCGTGGCGGTCTGCAGTTGATCGCCAGCGAGAATCTCACCTCACCTGCGGTTCTTGCCGCTTTGGGGTCGACGTTGTCGAACAAGTACGCCGAGGGCTACCCCGGTCGTCGCTACTACGGTGGCTGCGAAGAGGTAGACCGCGCGGAACTGATCGGCATCGATCGCGCCAAGGAACTCTTCGGTGCCGAGCATGCAAATCTGCAGCCGCACTCCGGCGCTAGCGCCAACCTGGCCGCCTACGGTGCCTTCGTGAAACCAGGCGAGAAGGTGCTGGCTATGAGTCTGCCGCACGGTGGTCACCTGACGCATGGTTCCAAGGTCAACTTCTCCGGTAAGTGGTTCGACGTCATCTCCTACGGTGTCCGTGAGGACGACGAACTCATCGACTACGACCAAGTCCGCGAACTGGCGCGTGAACACCGGCCCAAGTTGATCATTTGTGGCGCCACCGCCTACCCCCGGCTGATTGATTTCGCGGCGTTCCGGGAGATTGCCGACGAGGTGGGCGCGGTACTGATGGTGGATGCAGCGCACTTCGTGGGTCTGGTGGCCGGCAAGGCGATCGCCAGTCCGGTTCCCTACGCCGACGTCGTTACCTTCACCACGCACAAGGTGCTGCGCGGTCCGCGGGGCGGCATGATTCTGTGTCGCGAAGAACACGCCAAGGCCATCGACAAGGCGGTCTTTCCGATGATGCAGGGTGGCCCGCTGATGCACGCGGTTGCCGCCAAGGCGGTGGCCCTGCGCGAAGCGTCTAGTTCAAATTTCCAGAACTACGCCACTCAGGTCATCAGCAACGCGCAAGCGTTGGCCGACAACTTGGCTGCGGAGGGGATGCGGGCAGTTTCCGGTGGCACCGACACCCATCTGGCACTCATCGATCTTCGAGAGTTGGACGTCACCGGTGCTGAGGCAGAGGAACGCTGTGGTGCCGCCGGCATCACCCTAAATAAGAATGCGATTCCCTACGATCCGCAGCCGCCAGCCGTGGCCAGTGGAATCAGGGTCGGTACCCCGTGCCTGACCACACAAGGCATGGGCTCAGCGGAGATGAAGGGGGTTGCCTCGCTGATCGGACGCGCAGTGCGTGACGCTGATGGCAGCCAAGCCGCCCAAATCCGGGCAGAAGTGGGTGAACTGGTCCGAGCGTTCCCTGCCTACCCACTCGGCTGA
- a CDS encoding threonylcarbamoyl-AMP synthase, producing the protein MSRILDCTELDDRPQRIRSAAAALRRGDIGVIPDQSMYTLVCDAFSRTGVDAIRALKGNSSHPLSILVGKPVTTDGVASNIPKYARDLMSAFWPGPLTLLLRQQPSLAWPLSSPGVAVRMPLHPVMLDLVRELGPTAATSANNPGFPPVRTPAEFEQQLAGEVDVFLDCGPLNDSGRSTVVDATGQFPVVRREGNISPSAVTEVCAEVMPEGS; encoded by the coding sequence ATGAGCCGGATCCTAGATTGCACCGAACTCGATGATCGGCCGCAGCGGATCCGCAGCGCGGCCGCGGCACTACGCCGGGGTGACATCGGCGTGATCCCCGACCAATCGATGTACACCCTGGTGTGTGATGCCTTTTCCCGCACCGGAGTCGATGCCATCCGCGCTCTGAAGGGCAACAGCAGCCACCCACTGTCGATCTTGGTGGGCAAACCAGTTACTACCGATGGCGTGGCTTCCAACATTCCGAAGTACGCCCGCGATCTCATGTCGGCCTTCTGGCCGGGGCCGCTGACGCTGCTGTTGCGGCAGCAGCCGAGCCTCGCCTGGCCGCTCAGTTCCCCGGGTGTAGCAGTTCGGATGCCACTGCACCCAGTCATGTTGGATCTAGTGCGAGAACTTGGTCCCACGGCGGCTACCTCCGCCAATAACCCGGGTTTTCCCCCGGTGCGTACTCCGGCAGAATTCGAGCAGCAGCTCGCAGGAGAGGTGGATGTTTTCTTGGACTGCGGTCCGCTCAACGACTCTGGCCGCAGCACCGTTGTTGACGCCACCGGCCAGTTCCCGGTCGTGCGTCGCGAGGGGAATATCAGCCCTAGCGCCGTCACGGAGGTCTGTGCGGAAGTGATGCCGGAAGGCTCGTGA
- the prmC gene encoding peptide chain release factor N(5)-glutamine methyltransferase: MSRPLPAALQEWERQLRAAGVPSPAQDARALAATVLSAEPIAVALRPDLSDADRARIDELVRRRAKREPLQHIVGTAPFLDLELIVGPGVFVPRPETEVLAVWAIDWLATCGDAPIAVDLCSGSGALAFALATRVPGARVTGVELSAAALSYAERNLQRYLDRLGTAELEFRAGDATDPQLLPMLSSNVDLVVCNPPYIPNEAIPRDPEVRDYDPELALYGGPDGLAVVRKMLPVVRRLLRPGGRLAMEHGDLQGDDHGLPGLIKAAGGFTDVVDYPDLAGRPRFTTAVLAD, translated from the coding sequence ATGAGTAGGCCATTGCCAGCCGCGCTGCAGGAGTGGGAAAGGCAGTTGCGGGCCGCTGGGGTTCCCAGCCCGGCGCAGGATGCGCGGGCACTGGCCGCCACGGTGTTGTCAGCGGAGCCGATCGCGGTGGCGCTACGGCCAGACTTATCGGACGCTGATCGGGCTCGGATCGACGAGTTGGTCCGGCGACGAGCAAAGCGGGAGCCGCTGCAACACATTGTGGGTACCGCGCCGTTCTTGGATCTGGAACTCATCGTGGGCCCGGGGGTCTTTGTGCCTCGGCCGGAGACCGAAGTGCTGGCGGTGTGGGCGATTGATTGGCTGGCAACCTGCGGCGACGCTCCGATCGCAGTCGATCTGTGCAGCGGTAGTGGTGCGTTGGCGTTCGCCTTAGCCACTCGGGTTCCGGGTGCTCGGGTGACGGGAGTGGAGTTGTCAGCCGCGGCGCTGTCCTATGCGGAAAGAAACCTGCAGCGCTATCTGGACCGGCTCGGCACGGCTGAATTGGAGTTCCGCGCCGGTGATGCCACTGACCCACAACTACTGCCAATGCTGTCCAGCAACGTCGATTTAGTCGTGTGCAATCCGCCATATATCCCCAATGAGGCGATTCCGCGGGACCCGGAAGTGCGTGACTACGATCCGGAGCTGGCGCTGTATGGCGGTCCGGACGGTCTGGCTGTGGTGCGGAAGATGTTGCCGGTGGTGCGGCGACTGTTGCGGCCCGGTGGTCGACTGGCGATGGAGCACGGCGATCTGCAGGGCGACGACCACGGTCTCCCCGGTCTGATCAAGGCGGCCGGCGGGTTCACTGACGTGGTGGATTACCCGGATCTGGCGGGTCGACCTCGATTTACTACGGCGGTCTTGGCCGACTGA
- the prfA gene encoding peptide chain release factor 1 → MFEACEEILAEYTDIEQQLADPAIHADQAQVRRLGRRFAELRPVIAAYRDWQQLTEDVAAGEELAEEDAAFAEEAAELTAQLDEAAEKLRLLLVPRDPMDSKDVILEVKAGEGGAESALFAADLLRMYQRYAERHGWSHQILELEESDLGGVKDAALAVRARGAVDPDDAPFARLKFEGGVHRVQRVPVTESSGRIHTSAAGVLVLPEAEEIDVQIDSNDLRIDVYRSSGPGGQSVNTTDSAVRITHEPTGVVVSCQNEKSQLQNKEQAMRILRSRLLAVAQEEANQQASDARRSQVRTVDRSERVRTYNFPENRISDHRVGFKAYNLDQVLDGEIDAVIQSLVDADMAERLSAGGG, encoded by the coding sequence GTGTTCGAAGCCTGCGAGGAAATCCTTGCGGAATACACCGACATCGAGCAGCAGCTCGCGGATCCCGCTATCCATGCTGATCAAGCACAAGTGCGTCGGCTGGGACGGCGGTTTGCCGAACTTCGCCCGGTCATTGCCGCCTACCGTGACTGGCAACAACTGACTGAAGATGTTGCCGCCGGGGAAGAGCTAGCCGAGGAAGACGCCGCCTTCGCAGAGGAAGCCGCGGAACTCACCGCCCAACTGGACGAAGCCGCTGAGAAACTTCGGCTGCTGCTGGTCCCTCGCGATCCGATGGACAGCAAAGACGTGATCCTCGAGGTCAAAGCAGGTGAGGGCGGTGCGGAATCGGCTCTGTTTGCGGCCGATCTGCTGCGGATGTACCAGCGCTATGCGGAACGGCACGGTTGGAGCCACCAAATCCTGGAACTGGAAGAGTCGGATCTCGGCGGAGTCAAAGATGCCGCGCTGGCAGTTCGAGCTCGCGGTGCGGTGGACCCCGACGATGCGCCATTTGCCCGGTTGAAGTTCGAAGGCGGCGTGCACCGAGTGCAGCGGGTGCCGGTCACCGAATCCTCCGGTCGAATTCACACCTCAGCGGCTGGCGTGCTGGTACTGCCAGAGGCCGAGGAAATCGACGTGCAGATCGATTCCAATGATTTGCGGATTGATGTTTATCGCTCCTCGGGGCCTGGCGGTCAGAGCGTCAACACGACCGATTCGGCGGTGCGGATCACCCACGAGCCCACCGGCGTAGTGGTGTCGTGCCAGAACGAAAAGAGCCAACTGCAAAATAAAGAGCAAGCCATGCGAATCTTGCGGTCCCGCTTGCTCGCGGTGGCCCAGGAAGAGGCAAATCAACAGGCCTCAGATGCTCGCAGATCGCAGGTGCGCACCGTGGATCGCAGCGAGCGAGTGCGGACTTACAACTTCCCGGAGAATCGCATCTCCGACCACCGGGTCGGCTTCAAGGCCTACAACCTCGATCAGGTACTCGATGGGGAAATCGACGCAGTGATTCAGTCGCTTGTGGATGCCGACATGGCGGAGCGATTGTCCGCGGGGGGCGGATGA
- the rpmE gene encoding 50S ribosomal protein L31 has protein sequence MKPDIHPAYGETQVTCTCGETFTTRSTAADGAIHADVCSKCHPFYTGKQKLLDTGGRVAKFEKRFGKSADKDK, from the coding sequence ATGAAACCCGATATTCATCCCGCTTACGGCGAGACCCAGGTCACTTGCACCTGTGGCGAAACTTTTACCACCCGCAGCACTGCGGCTGATGGGGCTATCCACGCTGATGTGTGCTCGAAGTGCCACCCGTTCTACACCGGCAAGCAGAAACTGCTGGACACTGGTGGTCGCGTCGCCAAGTTCGAGAAGCGGTTCGGCAAGTCCGCGGACAAGGACAAATAA